A portion of the Planctomycetota bacterium genome contains these proteins:
- a CDS encoding amidohydrolase family protein → MASSAAVYRARWVISNREGPIEDGAVVCADGRIARVGRWSRLQPHVGLKDGVKHFDDSALLPGLVNGHTHLSLSDMKGRLRPTKHFAAWIGRLTARRLARTKGAIRRAVRQGTEESLAAGTVAGADVTTEPAFDDALAGGPLRWRVFGEVLRFGEAGRKFTEERIADLEALKAQTGLEVGLAPHAPYTLGIEDFMRARREADARGWPVSAHLHETLDEIEFTRSGQGDLHKWLSLVRFLPKDLAPLGKRPIPALAEAGFFTGPVLVAHGNYLTDEEIWILARSGSSVAYCPRSHAFFGHADHPWRRLLAAGANVCLGTDSLASSPSLSILDEMRYVAAREADAEPRLLLEMATVRGARALGFADDLGDLAEGLRADFCVVGPVAPGKEPLAAILAGEGNISRVVLGGQARPGTCPQ, encoded by the coding sequence ATGGCTTCATCCGCCGCCGTCTATCGCGCCCGCTGGGTCATCTCAAACCGAGAGGGGCCCATCGAGGACGGGGCCGTCGTGTGTGCCGACGGTCGGATCGCGCGCGTGGGTCGGTGGTCGCGGCTCCAACCGCACGTCGGCCTGAAGGACGGGGTGAAGCATTTCGACGACTCGGCCCTCCTCCCCGGATTGGTGAACGGGCACACACACCTGTCGCTGTCGGACATGAAGGGGAGGCTCCGGCCGACGAAGCACTTCGCGGCGTGGATCGGCCGGCTGACGGCGCGGCGTCTGGCGCGGACGAAGGGCGCGATTCGCCGGGCGGTCCGGCAGGGGACGGAGGAAAGCCTCGCGGCCGGGACCGTGGCGGGGGCGGACGTGACGACGGAGCCGGCCTTCGACGACGCGCTGGCCGGCGGCCCGCTCCGCTGGCGGGTCTTCGGCGAGGTGCTGCGCTTCGGCGAGGCCGGCCGGAAGTTCACAGAGGAACGGATCGCGGACCTGGAGGCCCTGAAGGCGCAAACGGGCCTGGAGGTGGGCCTGGCGCCGCACGCTCCGTACACGCTCGGCATCGAGGATTTTATGCGGGCTCGCCGGGAGGCGGACGCGCGGGGCTGGCCCGTTTCGGCCCACCTGCACGAGACGCTGGACGAGATTGAGTTTACGCGCAGCGGCCAAGGGGACCTTCACAAGTGGCTCTCGCTCGTGCGGTTCTTGCCGAAGGACCTGGCGCCGCTCGGGAAGCGTCCGATCCCGGCGCTGGCGGAGGCGGGATTTTTCACGGGCCCGGTCCTCGTGGCGCACGGCAACTATCTGACGGATGAAGAGATCTGGATTCTTGCGCGGAGCGGTTCGAGCGTCGCCTATTGCCCGAGGAGCCACGCGTTCTTCGGGCACGCGGACCATCCGTGGCGGCGGCTGCTCGCGGCGGGGGCGAACGTGTGCCTGGGGACGGACAGCCTGGCGTCGAGCCCGAGCCTGTCAATCCTGGACGAGATGCGGTACGTCGCGGCGCGGGAGGCGGACGCGGAGCCGCGGCTGCTTCTGGAGATGGCGACGGTGCGCGGGGCGCGGGCGCTGGGGTTCGCCGACGATCTGGGGGACCTGGCCGAGGGGTTGCGGGCGGACTTCTGCGTGGTCGGCCCCGTCGCGCCGGGGAAGGAACCTCTGGCGGCGATCCTCGCGGGGGAAGGGAACATTTCAAGAGTCGTCCTCGGCGGGCAGGCCCGGCCGGGCACTTGCCCGCAATAA
- the argJ gene encoding bifunctional glutamate N-acetyltransferase/amino-acid acetyltransferase ArgJ — protein MTGAKQTKVDPKIGVTSAKGFRAGAATCGIKASGKPDLAVLVCETEASAAAVFTTNQVTGAPVQVSRAHLAKRQTMRGVVASSGNSNVCTGARGLADAKEMTGLVARQIGCPSEAVLVASTGVIGHFLPMEKVRAGIPKALAALGAGPKANAAFARAILTTDTRPKQAGTRVRIAGRTVTIGGAAKGVGMIAPNMATTLAFLATDAAVEPAVLRAMLVRAAGATFNCLTVDGHMSTSDTMVLLASGLAMKGAGPIADGSAEATAFEAALTAVCASLAHQIAADAEGGTKVIDIRVTGAASEAEARRAARAIADSPLVKCAFFGEDPNWGRIVSAAGAAGISSTGDSMRLVLGDVVIFERGTPVGADRKALGKVMKAREIAVHLDLGAGRGEARCLTCDLSYDYVKINAEYTT, from the coding sequence ATGACCGGGGCGAAGCAGACGAAGGTGGATCCGAAGATCGGCGTGACGTCGGCCAAGGGGTTCCGCGCAGGGGCCGCGACCTGCGGCATCAAGGCGAGCGGAAAGCCCGACCTCGCGGTCCTGGTGTGCGAAACCGAGGCCAGCGCCGCCGCCGTCTTCACCACCAACCAGGTGACCGGCGCGCCGGTCCAGGTGAGCCGGGCGCACCTGGCGAAGCGGCAGACGATGCGCGGGGTGGTGGCCTCCAGCGGAAACTCGAACGTCTGCACGGGCGCGCGCGGCCTGGCCGACGCCAAGGAGATGACGGGCCTTGTGGCGCGCCAGATCGGGTGCCCGTCGGAGGCGGTGCTGGTGGCGTCGACCGGCGTCATCGGGCACTTCCTGCCGATGGAGAAGGTCCGGGCAGGAATCCCCAAGGCCCTGGCGGCCCTGGGGGCAGGTCCCAAGGCCAACGCGGCCTTCGCGCGGGCGATCCTGACGACCGACACGCGCCCGAAACAGGCCGGGACGCGGGTCCGCATCGCCGGGCGAACGGTGACGATCGGCGGAGCGGCGAAAGGGGTCGGGATGATCGCGCCGAACATGGCGACGACGCTGGCGTTTCTGGCGACGGACGCGGCGGTCGAACCGGCGGTCCTGCGGGCCATGCTCGTCCGGGCGGCCGGGGCGACCTTCAACTGCCTCACGGTGGACGGGCACATGTCCACGAGCGACACGATGGTGCTGCTGGCGAGCGGGCTGGCGATGAAGGGCGCGGGGCCGATCGCGGACGGGTCGGCCGAGGCGACGGCATTCGAGGCGGCCCTCACGGCCGTGTGCGCGAGCCTCGCGCACCAGATTGCGGCGGACGCGGAGGGCGGAACGAAGGTGATTGACATCCGCGTGACGGGTGCGGCGAGTGAGGCGGAAGCGCGGCGAGCGGCCCGTGCGATCGCGGACAGCCCGCTCGTCAAATGCGCGTTTTTCGGGGAGGACCCGAACTGGGGGCGGATCGTCTCGGCCGCCGGCGCCGCCGGCATCTCGAGCACGGGCGACTCGATGCGCCTCGTGCTGGGCGACGTGGTCATTTTCGAGCGGGGAACGCCCGTCGGGGCGGACCGGAAGGCCCTCGGGAAGGTGATGAAGGCCCGCGAGATCGCCGTCCACCTCGACCTCGGGGCCGGGCGGGGCGAAGCGCGGTGCCTGACGTGCGACCTGTCGTACGATTACGTCAAGATCAACGCCGAATACACGACGTAG
- the argC gene encoding N-acetyl-gamma-glutamyl-phosphate reductase encodes MTRVGIIGASGYAAGDLLRLLLGHPEAKIVALADLPEKCGPLAKIFPQFAGRIDLEVKPTDPKRLAGACDVVFLALPHCVSLQYVPPLLAAGLRVIDFSADYRLKTPGLYEKVYGHPADEANLKHAVYGMPELYREEIRKARLIANPGCYPTSAILGLAPLVRQGLVAPNSIIVDSKSGVSGAGRTPKLLTHYPECNESLQAYAIGTHRHQPEIAEQLSLIGKTSVDVLFVPHLAPMDRGIESTIYARLLSEIAPKDVAEMYHDAYDDEPFVVVRSEPPATKHVAGTNYVHIYPTAVGGRAVISAVVDNLTKGAAGQALQNMNLMFGHEETAGLK; translated from the coding sequence ATGACACGCGTCGGGATCATCGGAGCGAGCGGGTATGCCGCGGGGGACCTCCTGCGGCTGCTTTTGGGGCATCCGGAGGCGAAGATCGTCGCACTGGCGGACCTGCCCGAGAAGTGCGGGCCGTTGGCGAAAATCTTTCCCCAGTTCGCCGGACGGATCGACCTGGAGGTCAAACCGACCGACCCGAAGCGCCTCGCGGGCGCGTGCGACGTCGTCTTTCTCGCCCTGCCGCACTGCGTCAGCCTCCAGTACGTCCCGCCGCTCCTTGCGGCGGGCCTGCGGGTGATCGACTTTTCGGCGGACTATCGCCTGAAGACGCCCGGCCTTTACGAGAAGGTGTACGGCCACCCGGCCGATGAGGCGAACCTCAAGCACGCCGTTTACGGCATGCCGGAACTGTACCGCGAGGAGATTCGCAAAGCGCGGCTGATTGCGAACCCCGGGTGCTATCCGACGAGCGCGATCCTGGGCCTGGCGCCGCTGGTGCGGCAAGGCCTCGTGGCGCCGAACTCGATCATCGTGGACTCCAAGAGCGGCGTCTCGGGCGCCGGGCGGACGCCGAAACTCCTGACGCATTACCCGGAGTGCAACGAGTCGCTCCAGGCGTACGCGATCGGGACGCACCGGCACCAGCCGGAGATCGCCGAGCAACTCTCGCTCATCGGCAAGACGAGCGTGGACGTGCTTTTTGTGCCGCACCTGGCGCCGATGGACCGTGGCATCGAGTCGACGATCTACGCGCGTCTGTTGTCCGAGATCGCGCCGAAGGACGTGGCCGAGATGTACCACGACGCGTACGACGACGAGCCTTTCGTCGTCGTCCGCTCCGAGCCGCCCGCCACGAAGCACGTCGCGGGAACGAATTACGTCCACATCTACCCGACGGCCGTCGGCGGCCGGGCCGTCATCAGCGCCGTCGTGGACAACCTGACGAAGGGTGCGGCGGGGCAGGCGCTTCAGAACATGAACCTGATGTTCGGGCACGAGGAAACGGCGGGTCTGAAATGA
- the rpsI gene encoding 30S ribosomal protein S9, with protein sequence MWGVGRRKTAVARVRLLPGEGQLVINGRPVDEYFKEAKDRRSVLSPLVATKQTQGYDISVNVKGGGPTGQADAVKLGIARALRQVDSSLEPILRAGQFLTRDPRMVERKKYGQKGARGRFQFSKR encoded by the coding sequence ATCTGGGGCGTCGGTCGGCGTAAGACGGCCGTCGCCCGCGTCCGGCTCTTGCCGGGCGAAGGGCAACTCGTCATCAACGGCCGGCCGGTCGACGAATACTTCAAGGAGGCGAAGGACCGGCGGAGCGTCCTGAGCCCGCTGGTGGCGACGAAGCAGACGCAAGGCTACGACATCTCGGTGAACGTCAAGGGCGGCGGGCCGACGGGCCAGGCCGATGCGGTGAAACTCGGCATCGCGCGGGCCCTGAGGCAGGTGGATTCGAGCCTCGAGCCGATCCTTCGCGCCGGCCAGTTCCTGACGCGCGACCCGCGGATGGTGGAACGCAAGAAATACGGCCAGAAGGGCGCCCGCGGGCGGTTCCAGTTCTCCAAGCGCTGA
- the rplM gene encoding 50S ribosomal protein L13 produces the protein MNTKTQFLKPEQVDRTWWVVDATDQVLGRLAAKIAPILMGKHRPSYTPNQDTGDYVVVIHAEKIRLTGSKARQKEYDWYTYYPGGHKTVSFERMMEKHPTQPVELAVRRMMPKGRLGRQMFAKLKVYAGAEHPHQAQQPQELKL, from the coding sequence ATGAACACGAAAACACAATTCCTCAAGCCGGAGCAGGTGGACCGGACGTGGTGGGTCGTGGACGCGACGGACCAGGTGCTGGGCCGGCTGGCGGCGAAGATCGCGCCGATCCTGATGGGCAAACACCGCCCGTCCTACACGCCGAACCAGGACACCGGCGATTACGTCGTCGTCATCCATGCCGAGAAAATCCGCCTGACGGGCTCAAAGGCCCGCCAGAAGGAGTACGACTGGTACACGTACTATCCGGGCGGGCACAAGACGGTGTCGTTCGAGAGGATGATGGAGAAGCATCCGACGCAGCCGGTGGAACTGGCGGTTCGGCGGATGATGCCGAAGGGCCGCCTCGGCCGGCAGATGTTCGCCAAACTGAAGGTCTATGCGGGGGCGGAGCATCCGCACCAGGCCCAGCAACCTCAGGAACTCAAACTGTAG
- a CDS encoding 16S rRNA (uracil(1498)-N(3))-methyltransferase has product MAETEKRPRFFVPDLPAEAPARAELPPAEAHHALHVLRLRAGAAVELFDGRGRRAEGRIADADRRRVAVAVERAWTESRPAPGAPGLVHLAFAVPKGSRADWLVEKATELGLASLRPTIFERSVAGKEPLSAAKRERWLGHCAAAAKQAQVNWLPAIEDAAPLGDVLARASGALILVGDTTADAMPVLEAMARRADEEILLVVGPEGGLAEGERALLRAAGAVAVRLGRSVLRVETAAIALAAAVIASAEGAAPRGGT; this is encoded by the coding sequence ATGGCCGAGACCGAAAAACGCCCCCGCTTCTTCGTGCCGGACCTCCCGGCTGAGGCGCCCGCCCGCGCCGAATTGCCCCCCGCCGAAGCCCACCACGCCCTGCACGTGCTTCGGCTGCGGGCCGGAGCGGCGGTGGAACTGTTCGACGGTCGCGGCCGGCGGGCCGAGGGACGCATCGCCGACGCCGACCGCCGACGCGTCGCGGTCGCGGTCGAACGGGCGTGGACCGAGAGCCGGCCGGCCCCCGGCGCGCCGGGGCTCGTCCATCTCGCGTTTGCCGTCCCGAAAGGGAGCCGGGCCGACTGGCTCGTCGAGAAGGCGACGGAACTCGGCCTGGCGTCGCTTCGGCCCACGATCTTCGAGCGGAGCGTCGCCGGAAAGGAACCTCTCTCCGCCGCCAAGCGCGAGCGATGGCTCGGCCACTGCGCGGCCGCGGCCAAGCAGGCCCAGGTCAACTGGCTGCCGGCCATCGAGGACGCCGCCCCGCTCGGCGACGTCCTCGCGCGGGCATCCGGCGCGCTTATCCTTGTCGGCGACACGACCGCCGACGCCATGCCGGTGCTCGAAGCGATGGCACGCCGCGCGGACGAGGAGATCCTTCTCGTCGTCGGACCCGAAGGCGGTCTTGCGGAAGGGGAGCGCGCGCTCCTGCGCGCGGCGGGGGCGGTTGCGGTGCGGCTCGGGCGGTCGGTGCTTCGCGTGGAGACGGCCGCGATTGCACTCGCGGCCGCGGTGATCGCGTCAGCCGAGGGCGCGGCGCCGCGCGGTGGGACGTGA